From one Sphingomonas sp. BT-65 genomic stretch:
- a CDS encoding PepSY-associated TM helix domain-containing protein, with translation MHGTAAKPAPRKKSRKAFWLKQLHMWHWMSSAISLIGLLLFAITGFTLNHAADIEASPVTVEKKAQLPAPLLASIKPDDAPDTKKPLPKPVAEWVEANLPVKRAAGEAEWSAGEIYLALPRPGGDGWVAIDRETGEVTNESTSRGWIAWLNDLHKGRNAGTVWKWFIDIFVAACVIFSLTGLVLLQLHARHRPSTWPLVAAGLIIPAILAIYFIH, from the coding sequence ATGCACGGCACCGCCGCCAAACCGGCTCCTCGCAAGAAAAGCCGGAAAGCCTTCTGGCTGAAGCAGCTGCATATGTGGCATTGGATGAGCTCCGCGATCAGCCTGATCGGGCTGCTGCTGTTCGCGATCACAGGCTTCACGCTCAACCACGCCGCCGACATCGAAGCGTCGCCGGTCACCGTCGAGAAGAAGGCGCAGCTCCCCGCCCCGCTCCTCGCCAGCATCAAGCCCGACGACGCGCCCGACACCAAGAAGCCGCTGCCAAAACCCGTCGCTGAATGGGTCGAGGCCAACCTCCCCGTCAAGCGCGCCGCCGGTGAGGCCGAATGGTCCGCCGGTGAGATCTACCTTGCCCTGCCCCGCCCCGGCGGCGACGGCTGGGTCGCGATCGACCGCGAGACCGGCGAGGTGACCAACGAGAGCACCAGCCGCGGCTGGATCGCCTGGCTCAACGATCTCCACAAGGGCCGCAATGCCGGCACCGTATGGAAATGGTTCATCGACATCTTCGTCGCCGCCTGCGTGATCTTCTCGCTCACTGGCCTCGTCCTGCTCCAGCTCCACGCGCGCCATCGGCCCAGCACCTGGCCGCTGGTCGCCGCGGGCCTGATCATTCCCGCCATCCTCGCCATCTACTTCATCCACTAA
- a CDS encoding DUF2271 domain-containing protein, with amino-acid sequence MQLRTTGLTATALGAGLLAPGMASAQTLEVTLTIPRLTVAEYHRPYVAIWLEKEGAPAKTLAVFYDVDMKNNEGTKWLRDIRQWWRASGRSMKFPAAGVTGATKAPGTHKLSLKPQLAPGNYTLVVEAAREVGGRELLRLPFALPPGGTARAAGKSELGAVTLTVKR; translated from the coding sequence ATGCAGCTTCGCACCACCGGATTGACCGCCACCGCGCTCGGCGCGGGCCTGCTCGCGCCCGGCATGGCGTCAGCGCAGACGCTCGAGGTCACGCTCACCATCCCGCGCCTCACCGTCGCCGAATATCACCGGCCCTATGTCGCGATCTGGCTGGAGAAGGAAGGCGCGCCCGCGAAGACCCTCGCCGTGTTCTACGACGTCGACATGAAGAACAACGAGGGCACCAAGTGGCTGCGCGACATCCGCCAATGGTGGCGCGCCTCGGGCCGCAGCATGAAGTTCCCCGCCGCCGGCGTCACCGGCGCGACCAAGGCGCCCGGCACACACAAGCTCAGCCTCAAGCCGCAGCTCGCCCCCGGCAACTACACGTTGGTGGTCGAGGCCGCGCGCGAGGTCGGCGGCCGCGAGCTGCTCCGCCTGCCCTTCGCGCTGCCCCCGGGCGGCACCGCCCGCGCCGCCGGCAAGTCCGAGCTCGGCGCCGTCACCCTCACCGTCAAGCGCTGA
- a CDS encoding DUF4198 domain-containing protein, whose protein sequence is MKLRNLMIAAAAAAIAVPAAVQAHRQWMLPSMTVVSGEGDDVWVTVDAAVSNDLFYFEHQPLRWDASVLLPDGTPGEIRNKATGRYRTTFDVQIGKRGTYKIYYATESVMGSYKLGGEEKRIPRGTTTATLASVIPAGATDVRTSESSNRNEIFVTAGEPTTTVFKPTGKGIELVPVTHPNDLVVGEDATFQFLLDGKPAAGLPVTVIPGGIRYRDQLHQQDLKTGADGKVTVKWGDPGMYWINVTTPRAAGEEGAPPAPGARRASYVTTLEVMAP, encoded by the coding sequence ATGAAGCTCCGCAACCTCATGATCGCCGCCGCAGCCGCCGCGATCGCCGTTCCCGCCGCCGTCCAGGCCCACCGCCAGTGGATGCTCCCGTCGATGACCGTCGTCTCGGGCGAGGGCGACGACGTGTGGGTGACGGTCGACGCCGCGGTCTCCAACGACCTCTTCTATTTCGAGCACCAGCCGCTGCGCTGGGACGCCAGCGTCCTGCTCCCCGACGGCACGCCCGGCGAGATCAGGAACAAGGCCACCGGCCGCTACCGCACCACTTTCGACGTGCAGATCGGCAAGCGCGGCACCTACAAGATCTACTACGCCACCGAGAGCGTGATGGGCAGCTACAAGCTGGGCGGCGAGGAGAAGCGCATCCCGCGCGGCACCACTACCGCCACCCTCGCCTCGGTCATCCCCGCCGGCGCCACCGACGTGCGCACCAGCGAGAGCAGCAACCGCAACGAGATCTTCGTCACCGCGGGCGAGCCCACTACCACCGTGTTCAAGCCCACCGGCAAGGGCATCGAGCTGGTCCCGGTCACCCACCCCAACGACCTCGTCGTCGGCGAGGACGCGACCTTCCAGTTCCTGCTCGACGGCAAGCCCGCCGCGGGCCTGCCCGTCACCGTCATCCCCGGCGGCATCCGCTACCGCGACCAGCTCCACCAGCAGGACCTCAAGACCGGCGCCGACGGCAAGGTCACGGTGAAGTGGGGCGATCCCGGCATGTACTGGATCAACGTCACCACCCCGCGCGCCGCCGGTGAGGAAGGCGCCCCGCCCGCTCCCGGCGCGCGCCGCGCGAGCTATGTGACGACGCTCGAGGTGATGGCCCCCTGA
- a CDS encoding FAD:protein FMN transferase, whose translation MAHLGGETMGTTWSAKIVAPPANVQTEIEAVLATIIAQMSHWEPSSQLSRINDSAPGTWHRIGPEFAQVMGQALDIARRSGGAFDPAMGVPVNLWGFGPPGPREGLPSEAEIEAARALSGYDAIDFDPLLLRLRLTRPVRLDLSGIAKGYAVDAVAARLRALGCLDFLVEIGGELLGEGIQPDGQPWWVDVEVPPGVEAAPLRIALHGLAVATSGDYRRRFVEGDTRYAHTLDPRAARPMDNRIASATVLHRDCAQADAWASALTVLGMEEGIALAAPEELEAHILERDREKGRELTSPA comes from the coding sequence GTGGCGCATCTCGGCGGCGAGACCATGGGCACGACCTGGTCGGCGAAGATCGTCGCCCCGCCCGCGAACGTGCAGACGGAGATCGAGGCGGTGCTCGCCACCATCATCGCCCAGATGAGCCATTGGGAGCCGAGCTCCCAGCTCAGCCGCATCAACGATAGCGCGCCGGGCACCTGGCACCGCATCGGCCCCGAATTCGCGCAGGTGATGGGACAAGCGCTCGACATCGCCAGGCGTTCGGGCGGCGCGTTCGACCCGGCGATGGGCGTGCCCGTCAATCTCTGGGGCTTCGGCCCGCCCGGCCCGCGCGAGGGCCTCCCCAGCGAAGCCGAGATCGAAGCCGCCCGCGCCCTCAGCGGCTATGACGCGATCGACTTCGATCCCCTGCTCCTGCGCCTCCGCCTCACCCGCCCGGTCCGGCTCGACCTCTCCGGCATCGCCAAGGGCTATGCCGTCGACGCCGTCGCCGCCCGCCTGCGCGCGCTGGGCTGCCTCGACTTCCTCGTCGAGATCGGCGGCGAATTGCTAGGCGAAGGCATCCAGCCCGACGGCCAGCCCTGGTGGGTCGATGTCGAGGTGCCGCCAGGGGTGGAGGCCGCGCCGCTGCGCATTGCGCTGCATGGGTTGGCGGTTGCGACGTCGGGCGACTATCGGCGCAGGTTTGTGGAGGGCGACACCCGCTATGCCCACACCCTCGATCCGCGTGCCGCCCGCCCCATGGACAACCGGATCGCCAGCGCCACCGTCCTCCACCGCGACTGCGCCCAAGCCGACGCCTGGGCGAGCGCGCTGACGGTGCTGGGGATGGAAGAGGGCATAGCCCTCGCCGCACCCGAGGAGTTGGAAGCGCATATATTGGAGCGAGATAGAGAAAAAGGCCGGGAACTGACGTCCCCGGCCTAG
- a CDS encoding RHS repeat domain-containing protein has product MLIQRQGDVRPYRRARTWLVATSILASGVAAPALAQDMSGTPPPPVDATLDRNGIDLAARQPTLSTDDVSIGNETSGMTYSRLWNGNGWRDSYTFSMNASGSINTLSFGNVTDVFTGNPTIGYTPAIPNGSTLTYDPLTTRHTWTAANGRKFITQKGLDYWSDPYLDRDAEIVEPDGERIKLTYRSAPTQPCTPGTICINRTLRLQSATSTTGYQAKLEYESNDASNLSNAASKKSWLTVTKVTLLNNAVDYCNPSADHCAFSRAWPSATYSSTTSGTNTLFTVTDALNRATRYTLDSAGFLTAIKRPSASSDNVTYSYLGPTNNRRISQVNQGGDVWGYNFTNDWPEPGLSTVTITDPALNARMVVPVGGQPLSIEDSLGNITKFGPAGDGQYFSIEMPEGDKINNTFDDRRNITQTVRSAKPGSGEASIMTSAVFPTTCSNPLTCNKPGSTTDAKGNVTDYTYDPVHGGLLTVTAPAPTPGGVRPQTRYSYTALHAWYKNSSGVLVQAPTPIYQLTGVSRCQTSASCAGTADEVKTTIAYGTSGTANNLLPTSVTTAAGDGSLSATSNFTYDEVGNRLTVDGPLSGTADTVRTRYDAGRQVVGVVGPDQDGPGGRKHRAQRFTYNADGQLTVAENGTVDSQSDGDWSAFAPAEKVTTTYDAKARKVKDVLSSGGTDQAVTQYGYNSRDLLVCTAQRMDPAQWAGQSDSCTPQLTGPNGPDRVEQRGFDAVGRVVDYHRAFGTADASHDYVSFTDNGQVETVTDGKGNKTTYEYDGHDRFKKMRYPDPATAGFSSTTDYEELTYDAGSNIISQRLRDGQAIGFGYDDLSRLTLKDLPGSNPDTSYSYDLLGRMTGMSKTDGHSLSFGFDALGRNISAGANSGTFTYQYDLAGRRTRVTHPGGGFYVDYDYLVTGEVSAIRENGASSGAGVLAVFGYDDLGRRVSLTRGNGTVTSYGYDAVSRLASLGHDLAGTSHDVTATFTHDPASGISSRTRDHTGYAYVQFVNGSVSDTINGLNQVTATGGSGVSHDARGNITAIGSTGYGYDVENWMTHGGGMSQLYADPAGRLIRTLGGSDMRYAWDGNDLALELDPSGNVLRRYVHGPGMDEPLVWYEGSGTGDRRWLHADERGSVIAVSNGSGSAIATYSFDEYGVPGGGVAGRFGYTGQLWLPELGAYYYKARIYNPALGRFMQTDPIGYGDGLNLYGYVKGDPVNKVDPTGMQDADATITGTLVPQSGAGGGSPTGFVSVSPDDPETVNIVRFKKRERSSGSQYSSQGNGGLEAGFSCSSLGKGAYEDTDTSGDKVCVVPLEPTPRSCYTTTNGMQMCNRNMTPEEMCEALEQMDDGVSWLSDGAFVTTLVGGAVGKYFGVISMRAAAGVGVGLSVASIAMKGVKALTSCK; this is encoded by the coding sequence ATGCTGATTCAACGGCAGGGCGACGTGCGCCCATATCGCCGGGCCCGGACGTGGCTCGTGGCGACGAGTATTCTTGCGAGTGGTGTGGCGGCGCCTGCGCTGGCGCAGGACATGAGCGGTACCCCCCCGCCGCCTGTGGACGCGACGCTAGATCGCAACGGGATCGATCTCGCGGCGCGTCAGCCAACGCTGAGCACCGATGATGTTTCGATCGGCAACGAAACATCCGGGATGACCTATTCGCGCCTATGGAATGGAAACGGGTGGCGCGACAGCTATACGTTCTCAATGAATGCCTCTGGGTCCATCAACACCCTCAGTTTTGGCAATGTCACCGATGTCTTCACGGGGAATCCAACCATTGGATATACCCCCGCGATACCAAATGGATCGACGCTGACTTATGATCCTTTGACCACGCGTCATACCTGGACAGCGGCAAATGGCCGGAAGTTCATTACCCAGAAGGGGTTGGATTACTGGTCCGATCCATATCTGGATAGGGACGCGGAGATCGTCGAGCCGGATGGCGAGCGAATCAAGCTGACCTATCGCTCGGCACCGACGCAACCATGCACGCCAGGGACAATATGCATCAATCGCACACTGCGCTTGCAGTCGGCGACCAGCACCACGGGCTATCAGGCAAAGCTCGAATATGAATCTAACGACGCATCGAACCTGAGCAACGCGGCCAGCAAGAAATCCTGGCTCACCGTCACCAAGGTGACGCTGCTCAACAACGCGGTGGATTATTGCAATCCGTCGGCCGACCACTGTGCCTTCTCGCGTGCGTGGCCGTCGGCCACCTATTCCAGCACTACGTCCGGGACCAACACGCTGTTCACCGTGACCGACGCGCTCAATCGCGCGACGCGGTATACCCTCGATAGCGCCGGCTTTCTGACAGCCATCAAGCGGCCTTCCGCCTCGAGCGACAACGTAACGTACAGCTATCTAGGGCCGACCAACAATCGCCGGATTTCTCAGGTGAATCAGGGCGGCGACGTCTGGGGCTACAACTTTACGAACGATTGGCCGGAACCTGGCCTGTCGACCGTCACGATAACCGATCCCGCGCTGAACGCCCGCATGGTTGTGCCAGTCGGCGGTCAGCCTTTGTCGATCGAGGACAGCCTGGGAAATATTACAAAGTTCGGGCCTGCCGGTGATGGGCAATATTTCTCGATCGAGATGCCGGAAGGCGACAAGATCAACAATACATTCGACGACCGGCGCAACATCACTCAGACGGTGCGTTCCGCCAAGCCGGGTTCGGGCGAGGCGAGCATCATGACGTCGGCGGTTTTCCCGACGACCTGCAGCAATCCGCTGACGTGCAACAAGCCCGGTTCGACGACCGATGCGAAGGGGAATGTCACCGACTATACCTATGACCCGGTGCATGGCGGCCTTCTGACGGTCACCGCTCCGGCGCCGACACCGGGCGGCGTCCGTCCGCAGACGCGCTACAGCTACACCGCGCTCCACGCGTGGTACAAGAACAGCTCGGGCGTGCTAGTGCAGGCGCCGACGCCGATCTATCAGCTGACCGGCGTCTCGCGGTGCCAGACCAGCGCGAGCTGCGCCGGCACGGCTGACGAAGTCAAGACCACGATCGCCTATGGCACGAGCGGGACTGCCAACAACCTGCTGCCCACGTCGGTGACGACTGCGGCAGGCGATGGTTCGCTGTCGGCGACTTCGAATTTCACCTATGACGAGGTGGGGAACCGGCTGACGGTGGACGGACCGCTGAGCGGCACGGCGGATACGGTGCGCACACGGTATGACGCCGGCCGTCAGGTCGTCGGTGTCGTCGGCCCGGACCAGGATGGCCCGGGCGGGCGCAAGCATCGCGCGCAGCGCTTCACCTACAATGCCGACGGGCAGCTCACGGTCGCCGAGAACGGCACGGTCGACAGCCAGTCGGATGGCGACTGGTCGGCGTTCGCGCCAGCCGAGAAGGTGACCACGACCTATGACGCGAAGGCGCGCAAGGTGAAGGATGTGCTGTCGTCGGGCGGCACCGATCAGGCGGTGACGCAATATGGCTATAACAGCCGTGACTTGCTGGTGTGCACCGCGCAGCGGATGGATCCCGCGCAATGGGCGGGGCAGAGCGATTCATGCACGCCGCAACTCACCGGGCCCAACGGTCCCGACCGGGTCGAGCAGCGCGGGTTCGATGCGGTTGGGCGTGTGGTCGACTATCATCGCGCGTTCGGCACGGCGGACGCGTCGCATGACTATGTGAGCTTCACCGACAACGGCCAGGTCGAGACCGTCACCGACGGCAAGGGCAACAAGACGACGTACGAGTATGACGGGCATGATCGGTTCAAGAAGATGCGCTATCCCGATCCGGCGACGGCAGGCTTCAGCTCGACGACCGATTATGAGGAGCTGACCTACGACGCTGGTTCGAACATCATCAGCCAGCGGCTGCGCGACGGGCAGGCGATCGGCTTCGGCTATGACGATCTGTCGCGGCTGACGCTCAAGGACCTACCGGGCAGCAATCCCGACACGAGCTACAGCTACGACCTGCTCGGGCGGATGACTGGCATGTCGAAGACCGACGGACATTCGCTGTCGTTCGGCTTCGATGCGCTGGGGCGCAACATCAGCGCTGGCGCCAATTCGGGCACCTTCACCTACCAGTACGACCTGGCGGGCCGGCGCACGCGGGTGACGCATCCGGGCGGCGGGTTCTACGTCGACTACGACTATCTGGTGACGGGCGAGGTCTCGGCGATCCGCGAGAACGGGGCGAGCTCGGGCGCGGGGGTGCTGGCGGTGTTCGGCTATGACGATCTCGGCCGGCGGGTGAGCCTGACGCGCGGCAACGGCACGGTGACGAGCTATGGCTATGACGCGGTGTCGCGGCTGGCCTCATTGGGACATGATCTGGCGGGCACGTCGCACGACGTAACGGCGACGTTCACGCATGACCCGGCGAGCGGAATCTCCAGCCGGACGCGGGACCACACTGGCTACGCGTATGTCCAGTTCGTGAACGGCAGCGTGAGCGACACGATCAACGGCCTCAACCAGGTGACGGCGACCGGCGGCAGCGGTGTGAGCCATGACGCACGGGGCAACATCACCGCGATCGGATCGACGGGCTATGGCTATGATGTCGAGAACTGGATGACCCATGGCGGGGGCATGAGCCAACTCTACGCCGATCCGGCGGGACGCTTGATCCGCACGCTGGGTGGTTCGGACATGCGCTATGCGTGGGACGGCAACGATCTGGCGCTCGAGCTGGACCCGAGCGGCAACGTGCTGCGGCGCTATGTCCACGGCCCGGGGATGGACGAGCCGTTGGTGTGGTATGAGGGCAGCGGCACCGGCGACCGGCGCTGGCTGCACGCCGATGAGCGGGGCAGCGTCATTGCGGTGAGCAATGGTTCGGGCTCGGCGATCGCGACCTATAGCTTCGACGAATATGGCGTGCCGGGAGGCGGCGTTGCGGGACGGTTCGGCTATACCGGGCAGCTGTGGCTGCCGGAGCTGGGGGCCTATTACTACAAGGCGCGCATCTACAATCCGGCGCTTGGGCGGTTCATGCAGACCGATCCGATTGGCTATGGGGATGGGTTGAACTTGTATGGGTATGTGAAGGGGGATCCGGTTAACAAGGTCGATCCGACGGGGATGCAAGACGCCGATGCTACAATTACGGGAACTCTTGTGCCGCAATCCGGTGCTGGCGGAGGATCCCCAACCGGCTTTGTTTCGGTCTCTCCGGACGACCCGGAGACGGTCAACATCGTTCGGTTCAAGAAACGAGAGCGATCCTCTGGAAGTCAGTACAGTAGTCAAGGTAATGGTGGACTGGAGGCGGGCTTCTCATGTTCCAGCCTTGGTAAGGGGGCCTACGAGGACACTGACACATCGGGTGATAAGGTGTGCGTCGTACCTTTGGAACCTACACCTCGATCATGCTACACAACAACCAATGGAATGCAAATGTGCAATCGGAACATGACCCCGGAAGAAATGTGCGAAGCGCTTGAGCAAATGGATGATGGGGTTAGTTGGCTATCTGACGGGGCTTTTGTGACTACATTGGTTGGCGGTGCCGTCGGAAAATATTTTGGAGTTATATCCATGCGAGCGGCGGCAGGTGTTGGCGTCGGATTAAGTGTTGCAAGTATTGCTATGAAAGGAGTGAAAGCTCTTACGTCATGCAAATAA
- a CDS encoding Fe2+-dependent dioxygenase, producing the protein MTIAIPELLDAETVARVRAIIDAAQWVDGNVTSGHQSALAKKNEQLPEGSPAALEAGGIILDALGRSPLFFAAALPLKVFPPLFNRYGEGQTFGTHVDNAIRIKRGSEFRIRSDLSITIFLEDPAAYDGGELMIEDHYGVQQVKLPAGHAVVYPSSSLHHVTPVTRGRRVASFFWLQSMVRDAAARRILFDLDQSVQRLTGQLGGSDRSVIELTGVYHNLLRRWADA; encoded by the coding sequence ATGACGATCGCGATCCCCGAGCTGCTGGACGCCGAGACGGTGGCGCGGGTGCGGGCGATCATCGATGCGGCCCAATGGGTCGACGGCAACGTCACCTCCGGCCACCAGTCGGCGCTGGCCAAGAAGAACGAGCAGCTGCCGGAGGGAAGCCCGGCGGCGCTCGAGGCCGGGGGCATCATCCTCGATGCCCTCGGCCGTTCGCCCTTGTTCTTCGCGGCGGCATTGCCGCTCAAGGTCTTCCCGCCGCTGTTCAACCGCTATGGCGAGGGACAGACCTTCGGCACGCACGTCGACAACGCGATCCGGATCAAGCGCGGTAGCGAATTCCGCATCCGTAGCGACCTGTCGATCACGATCTTCCTCGAGGATCCGGCCGCCTATGATGGCGGCGAGCTGATGATCGAGGATCATTATGGCGTGCAGCAGGTGAAGCTGCCCGCCGGGCATGCGGTGGTCTACCCCTCGTCGAGCCTGCACCATGTGACGCCGGTGACCCGGGGGCGGCGCGTGGCGAGCTTCTTCTGGCTCCAGTCGATGGTCCGCGACGCCGCCGCGCGGCGCATCCTGTTCGACCTCGACCAGAGCGTGCAGCGGCTGACCGGCCAGCTCGGCGGGAGCGACCGCAGCGTGATCGAGCTGACCGGCGTGTATCACAACCTGCTGCGCCGCTGGGCTGACGCCTGA
- a CDS encoding TonB-dependent siderophore receptor, with translation MTRTTFDGGKAAPVFLALAAVGFIASAPALAADPAAGPDDQDRRDDVVVTGQEVKSEQESPKATRPVRDTPQSVTIITNKTIEEQNLLTLRDVLSTVPGITFGAGEGGGGYGDSINFRGYSANTDITVDGVRDSAQYSRTDPFNLEQLEVVNGANSVTAGAGSVGGSINIVTKSPLAEDQVIVTGGIGTDDYYRGTLDANVRTGDKVAFRLNAMVHKNDVPGRDVEKYDRWGVAPSVTLGIGGPTRLTLKYFHQEDINTPQYGVPYYQTATNAGALPGVDPSDYFGYRNIDRQETNVDQATIVFEHDFSDDVSIRNLTRWQDVRQHALVNPPQGTWCLASGVTPTGGSCVVDLDTRTGVGQVFNITVPAGYYLPSGPRGTTRITRNQLMYNQTDLSAEFATGGLRHTLVLGISAAWEQFNLSNGNSLRAANGSNPVEFNPAAPNAAAHLPYINIANPNEIVPGPAVPGAVYGSNVYTGPLNYIESGRQRGEVTNYAIYLFDTIAFSKQLELNLGVRYERNEGKHRSDTVSTAGVVTPGVPVENADNLFSYRAGLVFKPVEAVSLYAAYGNSKTPSKTSVNGSCTVDTCNVKPETAVNYEIGAKAEIMGGRLLLTAAAFRNERTNYKVPSADPLIPEQQLDGESRVNGIALGAVGQITPAWSITANYTYLDSEVIRSVATNGAGPIPDPQAGNPLVQTPRHSGSLFTVYALPFGLKIGYGFTYQGSFYLNNNAATLFKAEDYMIHNAFLAYDFTPNLTAQVNVKNFTDEEYYTRVRNNGWATPGEGRAAVLTIGYRF, from the coding sequence ATGACTCGCACCACCTTCGACGGCGGCAAGGCCGCACCCGTCTTCCTCGCATTGGCCGCGGTCGGATTCATCGCTTCGGCACCTGCGCTTGCCGCGGATCCTGCCGCCGGGCCCGACGATCAGGACCGCCGCGACGACGTCGTCGTCACCGGGCAGGAAGTGAAGTCCGAGCAGGAAAGCCCCAAGGCCACCCGCCCGGTGCGCGACACGCCGCAGAGCGTGACGATCATCACCAACAAGACGATCGAGGAGCAGAATTTGCTGACGCTCCGCGACGTGCTCTCGACCGTACCGGGCATTACCTTCGGTGCGGGCGAAGGCGGCGGTGGCTATGGCGATTCGATCAACTTCCGCGGCTATTCAGCGAATACCGACATCACCGTCGACGGCGTGCGCGACAGCGCGCAGTACAGCCGCACGGACCCGTTCAACCTTGAGCAACTCGAAGTGGTGAACGGCGCCAATTCGGTGACCGCAGGCGCCGGGTCGGTCGGCGGATCGATCAACATCGTCACCAAGAGCCCGCTCGCCGAGGACCAGGTGATCGTCACCGGCGGCATCGGCACCGACGACTATTATCGCGGCACACTCGACGCCAATGTCCGCACCGGCGACAAGGTGGCGTTCCGCCTCAACGCGATGGTGCACAAGAACGACGTGCCGGGCCGTGACGTCGAGAAGTATGACCGCTGGGGCGTCGCGCCCTCGGTGACGCTGGGCATCGGCGGGCCGACCCGGCTGACGCTCAAATATTTCCACCAGGAAGACATCAACACGCCGCAATACGGCGTGCCTTATTACCAGACCGCGACCAACGCGGGGGCGTTGCCGGGCGTCGATCCGAGCGACTATTTCGGCTATCGCAATATCGACCGCCAGGAGACCAATGTCGACCAGGCGACGATCGTCTTCGAGCATGACTTCAGCGACGACGTCTCGATCCGCAACCTGACGCGCTGGCAGGACGTGCGCCAACATGCGCTGGTGAACCCGCCCCAGGGCACCTGGTGCCTGGCGAGCGGCGTGACGCCGACGGGCGGAAGCTGCGTCGTCGATCTGGATACGCGGACCGGCGTTGGCCAGGTGTTCAACATCACCGTGCCAGCAGGCTACTACCTGCCCTCCGGCCCGCGCGGCACCACGCGCATCACCCGCAACCAGCTGATGTACAACCAGACCGACCTTTCCGCCGAGTTCGCCACCGGCGGGCTTCGCCACACGCTGGTGCTGGGCATTTCAGCGGCGTGGGAACAGTTCAACCTTTCCAACGGCAACTCGCTTCGCGCTGCGAACGGGAGCAACCCGGTCGAATTCAATCCCGCGGCGCCGAATGCGGCCGCGCACCTGCCCTATATCAACATTGCCAATCCGAATGAGATCGTGCCCGGTCCGGCGGTGCCCGGTGCGGTCTATGGCAGCAATGTCTACACCGGCCCGCTCAACTATATCGAGAGCGGCCGCCAGCGCGGTGAGGTGACGAACTACGCGATCTATCTGTTCGATACGATCGCCTTCTCCAAGCAGCTCGAGCTGAATCTCGGCGTCCGCTACGAACGGAACGAGGGCAAGCACAGGAGCGACACGGTTTCGACCGCTGGCGTGGTGACGCCGGGCGTGCCGGTAGAGAACGCCGACAACCTCTTCTCCTATCGCGCTGGCTTGGTGTTCAAGCCGGTCGAGGCGGTGAGCCTCTATGCCGCCTATGGCAATTCGAAGACGCCGTCCAAGACCTCGGTCAACGGATCGTGCACGGTGGACACCTGCAACGTCAAACCCGAGACCGCGGTGAATTACGAGATCGGCGCCAAGGCGGAGATCATGGGCGGTCGCCTGCTGCTGACCGCAGCGGCGTTCCGCAACGAGCGTACCAACTACAAGGTGCCTTCGGCTGATCCGCTGATCCCCGAGCAGCAGCTCGACGGCGAATCGCGCGTCAACGGTATCGCGCTGGGGGCGGTGGGGCAGATCACCCCGGCCTGGTCGATCACCGCCAACTACACCTATCTCGACAGCGAAGTGATCCGCAGCGTCGCGACCAACGGCGCGGGACCGATCCCCGATCCGCAGGCCGGCAACCCGTTGGTGCAGACGCCGCGCCATTCGGGCAGCCTGTTCACCGTCTACGCGCTGCCGTTCGGGCTCAAGATCGGCTACGGCTTCACCTATCAGGGCAGCTTCTACCTCAACAACAACGCGGCGACGCTGTTTAAGGCGGAGGATTACATGATCCACAACGCCTTCCTGGCCTATGACTTCACGCCGAACCTGACGGCGCAGGTCAACGTCAAGAACTTCACCGACGAGGAATATTACACGCGGGTCCGCAACAATGGCTGGGCGACGCCCGGCGAGGGCCGCGCGGCGGTGCTGACGATCGGGTATCGCTTCTGA
- a CDS encoding ribbon-helix-helix domain-containing protein: MIEAPPGGFHGPVKRSITIAGHPTSISLEPAFWTALEDAAHARSLPLNALVAEIDHLRIGAADPPNLASAIRLWLFALRQICDNDENDSQQH, encoded by the coding sequence ATGATCGAGGCGCCGCCGGGCGGGTTCCATGGCCCGGTCAAGCGCTCGATCACCATTGCCGGGCATCCCACCTCGATCAGCCTGGAGCCGGCATTCTGGACCGCGCTGGAGGATGCCGCGCATGCGCGGAGCCTGCCGCTCAACGCGCTCGTCGCCGAGATCGATCATCTGCGCATCGGCGCCGCCGACCCACCGAATCTGGCGAGCGCGATCCGCCTCTGGCTGTTCGCGCTGCGACAAATTTGCGACAATGATGAAAATGACTCGCAACAACATTGA